The Ammospiza nelsoni isolate bAmmNel1 chromosome 10, bAmmNel1.pri, whole genome shotgun sequence genome includes a region encoding these proteins:
- the CFAP410 gene encoding cilia- and flagella-associated protein 410 has protein sequence MRLSRAAVLAQAKAAALDGVRRLNCWGSHLTDISICRDLPNIEVITFSVNGISDLEPLHQCQNLSELYLRRNNIRSLDELFYLKTLPRLRVLWLAENPCCGPDPHRYRMTVLRNLPCLQKLDNQAVTEEELSQALVDGVEITAPPARSPVENGWPSTASSTAGATTEPQSQLLSCCLEDTSKTQDELDMKLVPRDKYSSFSTQETDCSCKKTNNVLDAILLLMKELDAEELEIIQQTVARRLQALQKKELQEE, from the exons atGAGGCTGAGCCGGGCGGCCGTGCTGGCACAGGCCAAGGCGGCCGCGCTCGACGGCGTCCGCCGCCTCAACTGCTG GGGCAGCCACCTGACGGAT ATATCAATATGCCGGGATTTGCCCAACATCGAGGTGATCACGTTCAG TGTGAATGGCATCTCAGACCTGGAGCCGCTGCACCAGTGCCAGAACCTGAGCGAGCTCTACTTGAGGAGGAACAACATCAGGAGCCTGGATGAGCTGTTTTACCTGAAGACGCTGCCGCGGCTGCGGGTGCTGTGGCTGGCAGAGAACCCCTGCTGCGGGCCCGACCCGCACCGCTACCGCATGACCGTGCTGCGCaacctgccctgcctgcagaaaCTCGACAACCAGG CTGTGACAGAGGAGGAGCTGTCGCAGGCGCTGGTGGATGGCGTGGAGATCACGGCGCcgccggcccgcagccccgtGGAGAACGGCTGGCCCAGCACCGCCTCCAGCACCGCTGGAGCCACCAcggagccccagagccagctgctcagctgctgcctggaggacaccag caaaactCAGGATGAGCTTGATATGAAGCTTGTTCCCAGGGATAAATACTCCTCCTTTTCCACTCAAGAGACAGACTGCAGCTGCAAGAAGACA AACAACGTCCTGGATGCCATCCTGCTTCTCATGAAGGAACTGGAcgcagaggagctggagatcATCCAGCAGACGGtggccaggaggctccaggcCTTGCAgaagaaggagctgcaggaggagtgA